The Tolypothrix sp. PCC 7712 region TACTTTATTTACTGGGCATATTGGTTGTGGTAAATCGACGGAGTTATTAAGGTTACAGGCGGAACTGGAAAAGCAAGGCTTTCATGTGGTGTATTTTGAGTCTAGCGAAGACTTGGAAATGACTGATGTGGATATTGCTGATGTATTGTTAGCGATCGCTCGCCGTGTAAGTCAAAGTCTGGATAAAATTACACTGGCGGAAACCAGCAAACTCAATGAATTGCTACAAGGTGCTTGGAAGGTCTTAAACTCCGAGGTGACGGGAGTGAAGCTGAAAGTTCCCAATCTTGGGGATGTGGGTTACTCGGCGGAAAAAGAGAAAGTTTCCTTAGCTTTTGGAATTGGCGAAATTACCACCAAAACTAGGAACGACCCCAACCTGCGGGAAAAACTCAATCAATATTTAGGGCCGCAGAAAACCCAATTACTTGAAGCCATTAACCGCGAACTTTTAGAACCTGCGATCGCTAAACTCAAGCAGCAAGGTAAAAAAGGTTTAGTGGTAATTGTCGATAACCTCGACCGCATCGATAACCGCGTCAAATCTTGGGGTCGTCCACAACAGGAATATCTGTTTGTGGATCAGGGGGAGTTTATGACCAAGCTAAATTGTCATTTAGTTTATACAATGCCCCTATCGCTGAAATTTTCCAATGATTATGGTACCTTAACCCAGCGATTCCCCGAAGACCCGAAAGTTTTGCCGATGGTTCCCGTACAGTGGCCTGATGGTAAAGTCCACGAACAGGGAATAACACTTTTGCAGCAGATGGTGTTAGCAAGAGCCTTTCCTAATGTACCAGCAGCAGAACGCCTCGATCATATTACAGAAATTTTTGACAGTGCTAGCACCTTAGACCGCTTATGTTACATGAGTGGTGGTCATGTGCGCGACTTATTGCGGTTGCTGAACACCTGGATTATGGAAGAAATGACCCTTCCCCTTTCTCGCGACACCTTAGAACAGGTAATTCGTTCACGGCGTAATGAAATGACTATGCCAATTTCTGATGAAGAATGGCAATTATTGCGTCACGTCAAGCAGAGAAAGAAAGTCAGC contains the following coding sequences:
- a CDS encoding P-loop NTPase fold protein translates to MSIDLLAFFQATDPSRTLFINNAVDAKYYIDFSEVRGGDIINRLQQKITFFKPNDPTCTLFTGHIGCGKSTELLRLQAELEKQGFHVVYFESSEDLEMTDVDIADVLLAIARRVSQSLDKITLAETSKLNELLQGAWKVLNSEVTGVKLKVPNLGDVGYSAEKEKVSLAFGIGEITTKTRNDPNLREKLNQYLGPQKTQLLEAINRELLEPAIAKLKQQGKKGLVVIVDNLDRIDNRVKSWGRPQQEYLFVDQGEFMTKLNCHLVYTMPLSLKFSNDYGTLTQRFPEDPKVLPMVPVQWPDGKVHEQGITLLQQMVLARAFPNVPAAERLDHITEIFDSASTLDRLCYMSGGHVRDLLRLLNTWIMEEMTLPLSRDTLEQVIRSRRNEMTMPISDEEWQLLRHVKQRKKVSDDQGYQKLIRSRFVFEYRDRGESWFDVNPILIEARELESSN